From a single Marinobacter sp. THAF197a genomic region:
- a CDS encoding efflux RND transporter periplasmic adaptor subunit has product MERQISGKTSSFSKTVGVVAALAVLLSGCKAQSDEAMTIPPPPEVDVAEVLVEPVTLWESFTGRIASPETVEMRPRVSGYINQVAFEEGELVSAGDVLFQIDPRPYQARKQAALAELALANSQLTLATSEADRARKLMEGRAISREEYDQRHAALMSARARVQAAEAALESAELDLKYTQVTAPINGRAGRAVVTQGNLANADQTLLTTVVSVDPVHVYFEVNEKSALRSQTLFADDSLRGVRVSFGDGSDRQYKGRLDFVDNQLNPGTGTLQYRAVLENPDGAIRHGQFAHVEMPVAELNHALLISRKAVMADQDRRFVYVVDQHNRVVPRHVKTGRQIEDLLVINEGLESGERVIVNGVQKVFGPGVEVRPKHIAMRAPARDSGAVAIAQELSR; this is encoded by the coding sequence ATGGAACGTCAGATTTCAGGAAAAACGAGTAGTTTCAGCAAGACCGTTGGTGTGGTCGCGGCACTGGCGGTGCTACTGAGTGGTTGTAAGGCACAAAGTGATGAGGCGATGACCATACCACCTCCACCGGAGGTGGATGTTGCGGAAGTTCTGGTGGAGCCGGTTACCCTCTGGGAATCCTTTACCGGTCGAATAGCCTCTCCGGAAACCGTGGAAATGCGACCAAGGGTCAGTGGCTATATCAATCAGGTTGCCTTTGAAGAAGGCGAACTTGTGAGCGCGGGTGACGTTCTCTTCCAGATTGATCCGCGCCCTTATCAGGCACGCAAACAGGCTGCGCTTGCCGAACTGGCTCTCGCCAACAGCCAGTTGACCTTGGCCACCAGCGAAGCTGATCGGGCCAGGAAACTCATGGAAGGACGTGCCATCTCCAGGGAAGAGTACGACCAACGCCATGCGGCCTTGATGAGTGCCCGTGCTCGGGTTCAGGCCGCCGAGGCCGCGCTGGAAAGCGCCGAGCTCGATTTGAAATACACACAGGTCACGGCGCCAATCAACGGCCGCGCCGGGCGGGCGGTGGTAACCCAGGGAAACCTTGCAAATGCTGACCAAACCCTGCTCACGACGGTTGTATCCGTTGACCCTGTGCACGTGTACTTCGAGGTAAATGAGAAATCCGCTTTACGGAGCCAGACACTGTTCGCCGATGATTCGTTACGGGGCGTACGTGTCTCGTTCGGAGATGGAAGCGATCGCCAGTACAAGGGCAGGCTCGACTTCGTCGATAACCAACTTAACCCCGGAACCGGCACCTTGCAGTATCGCGCGGTGTTGGAAAATCCGGACGGTGCCATCAGGCACGGTCAGTTTGCCCATGTGGAAATGCCCGTTGCCGAGCTCAACCATGCGCTGCTGATCAGCCGTAAAGCGGTGATGGCCGATCAAGACCGACGATTCGTTTACGTGGTGGATCAGCACAACCGGGTTGTACCCCGGCATGTTAAAACCGGGCGGCAAATAGAAGATCTCCTGGTGATTAACGAGGGTCTCGAGAGTGGCGAACGGGTCATTGTCAACGGCGTGCAGAAGGTGTTCGGCCCCGGCGTGGAGGTCAGGCCGAAGCATATTGCCATGAGGGCGCCGGCCCGGGATTCAGGGGCGGTTGCTATAGCGCAGGAGTTGTCCCGATGA